From Kitasatospora sp. MAP12-44:
CCGAACTGGCCCCCGACGGCGACGCCCTGGTCAGCACCGGCGCCGACAACCTCCCGGCCGTAACGCTCTACAAAGGTCTGGGCTTCTCCCCCACCGCTGTCGTGGAACCCGTCCCCGGCCTGCGGCTGGCCCGGTTCCGCCTCACCCGGGCCGACCGTTGACGGCCGGGCCGGTGGAACGTCTCGCACTCTTCGATCTGGACAACACGCTCGCCGACCGCAGCGCCGCGTTCGCCCGCTGGGCAACGGAGTTCGCCTCCCGGCACGGGCTCGACCCCGGCGCGGTGTGCTGGCTGACCGCACTCGACGCGGACGGCCTGCGGCCCAAGGGCGAGTTCTTCACCGCCGTACGGGCCCGCTTCGGCCTGGCCGCCTCCGTCGAGGTGTTGTGGGCGCAGTACCGGCGCCGGCACGCGGAGTTGATGCGCTGCGAGCCGGCGGTCCTGGCGGCGCTGGCGCGGCTGCGGGCGGCGCGCTGGCGGGTCGGCGTGGTGACCAACGGGAACCACGAGATGCAGCTCGGCGCCCTGCGGCACACCGGGCTGCCCCCGCTGCTGGACGGCTGGTGCATCTCGCAGGCCGAGGGCCTGCGCAAGCCCGACCCGCGGATCTTCGCCCTGGCGGCCGAGCGCTGCGGCTTCGGCGCCGGTCGGCCGCCGCGCGCCGGGTGGATGGTCGGGGACAGCATCACCGCGGATGTGGGTGGGGGCCGGGCAGCGGGCCTGCGGACCGTCTGGATCCGCCGCGACCGCCCGTGGCCCGCCACCGAGGCTCCCCCTGACCACACGGTCGACCAGGTCACCGAGGCCGTCGCCCTCCTGCTCCGGGAGTCCGGCTCGCCCTCTTGAGGACCTGCTCAGCCGCGCCGCAGCACGCAGTCGCCGCACAGCGCCCCGGCGCCGCCGGGTGCGGCGCGGTAGATGAGGCAGCAGCTGCGGCGGCGGAACGGGCCGCCGTCGCCCACCCCCGTGCAGGTGTCGCGCAGTTGCGGCTGCGCCAGCACGAGCCCGGCCAGCAGGCGGGCCCGACCGGCCAGCTGCGGGCGGGAGTTGGCGAGGGCGACCGCAGCCCCGTGCACGGCGGAGGCCACGTTGCCCCATAGGATCTGCGGGGACGGGCAGAGCGGCAGGGTGGCCTCCACCATGGCACGGCACGGGCCGTCGAGCAGCTCGACGCCCAGCGCGGCCGCGAGTTCGGCCGGGTCGGCCACCGGGACCAGGGTGCGACGCGGCAGCGAGAGCGGGAACATGCCCCCGGGGACCGGCTGCCACCTGGCCTCCCGCAGGTCGAGCGGCAGCACCGCGCCGTAGCGGGTGGCCACCGCCAGAGCTGGCGAGGCCAGTCGGGCGGTCAGCCCCAGGTGCATCACCGAAGCGGCCACCCGCAGTTCCACGCTCTCGACCGGCCGCCCGCCCGCGAGATGACCGCGCACGTCGGCGGCCCGCCCCGCCAACACGGCCGGGTCGTCGACCAGTTCGGCCATCTCCCGCCAGGGCGCCCGGGCGGGCCCGTCGCCCTCGTGCACCTCGAAGGCGAAGAACGGCCCGAGCGCCGCGATCTCGTTCACTCCACTCACCATGCCGCGATCTTCGCAGGCTCCCCGCCGCGACGGACTGGTCCGGCTATGAGCCCGTGATGACCGGCCGCGTCGCCTCCTCGTACCAGGTCTCGATGGCGGCGAGCACCTCCTTGCCGGCCTTCCACGGGAGGGGCTGCCCACTCATGTACTTCTTGAAGTCCATGGAGAAGGTGTTGGTCGACTTGCCCTTGTAGGTGGCGGCAAATTCATTGAGCAGCTTCACCACTCGGGCATTGAGTTCCCTGTTGATGGTTTCGACGGCCCTGGCGGGGGCGGCAGCCTTGGCTGCGGCAGCCTCCCTGGCCGCCTTGGCAGCCTTGGCCGCCTCGGCCTTGACGGCGGCCTCGGCCTTGAGACTCTCCGGCGTGTCGGGCCCGAGTCCGAACTTCCGGTCCCGGTAGACGACCTTCTGATGGCTCTTGCTCGGAATCGAGACGGCCAAGTCGTTCATCTCGGTCCAGCCGTAGTCAATGGACACGCCTCCCCGCTCGCTTTTGGAAACCGTCCCAACGGACTTACCAGTGAAGTAGCTCACGTAAATCCGAATATTGGTGTACTCCCGCGCGAACTCCCCCACGACATGCTTGCAGCTGTCACACGTCCCGCGGTTGGACATGAGCCCCAGCGCGCCGGACACGGGGCTGCCCGCCCGGTACTTCTGGCTGTCCATGAACCCACGCAACCTGTGGACGAGATGCGGCTCGGCGTCATTCACCTGGTAGCTCTTGCCGTCAACCTTCCAGACGGCCGCGTCCTTGTACGCCCTGCCCTCCGCATACCTCCTGCCCTCCGGGATGTACCTCTCATCCGAGGCATCATTTTTGTCCCCGTTGTTATGACGGCCGGATTTCCACTCCTTCCCGTCGTCCAGCTTCAGAAAGGCAGCAGCATAGGTCTTCGTCGGATCCGTGCCCCCCGCAACGATGGGGACCAACGAATTCAACATGACCTCGACCTCGGGTGGCCCTTCCTTGACCGGCTCCTCCTTGGCTTGCTCGACCTTGACCGGCTCGACCTTGGCCGGCTCCTGCTCCTTGGGGAGCGGTTCGGAGGTGGCAGGCGTGGTCGACGTGATTTCCTCGCCTGCCTTGCGCGTCCGATTCTTGTTCGCGCCGAAGACCGGGGCTTCCGACCCCAGCAGCTCGCGGTCGATCCGGCCGGGCAGCGAGTTGCCGTTGCGGTCCGTGGTCGCCGCCCAGACCCGGGTGTCCTCGGTGAGGTCGCGCGGGAGTTCACCCAGGCCGAGTTCGGCGACCTCGTGGGTGCTCGCGTCGGCCCAGCGCAGGATGCCGTCCTCGCCGTGGATCAGGGCCAGCACGTGGCCCTCTTCGCCCGGGCGGGCGAGCAGGACGGTGGCGAAGGTGCCAGGGCCGGACTCGCGCACCCGGTCGACCAGTTCCTCGATGGCCTGCCGGCCCTCACCGTGGGCGAGCGGCAGGCCGTGGCTCTTGAGCAGGGTCCACGCGGCGCGCTCCTCCGCGACGGCCCGCAGCGGACGGGCGGACACGCGCGTCGTGCCGTAGTGGGTCGAGCGCAGGGCCTCGGTGGCTTCCAGGCAGTGGTGCAGGCTGCCGCCGTCCGCACTCTCGGTGTACGGGTTGATCCGCTCCAGCAGTTCGCTGGTGACGAGGTGGAACTTCGTCGTACCGAGTGTCGCGATGTGCGCGTCCAGAGCCGGCTGGTGCTCGGGCGCGGGCTTCAGACCGCGGTCGGCCAGCACCCCATCGGTCCGCTCGTAGGCGGGAGTGCGCTGCCGCTTGGTCGGCCTGCCCGACAGGATGTCCACGATCTTGTCGGACTCGGACCTGGACTCGGACCTGTACTCGGGTTCGGGTTCGGGTTCGGCCTGGTACGGGCGCGTCGGGCCCGTCGGGCTCAAGCCCATCTCGACATCGCCGTCCGCGTCCAACGTCGGCTCAGGCTCCGGGGAGTCGACGTCCATCATGTCGTCGCCGCCGTCCTTCGCCGGTTCGGGTGTGGGGACGTAGTCGACGATCACGCCGCCCTCGACCGTGACGTCCATCCGCAGCCCGGCGAACTCGCCACTCACGACGACCGGGCCCGGACCACTGACCACGGTCCCGGCGGCGACGGCCTGCTGGACGACCTCGACCGCGGCGAACTGCAACTCCTCCGGCCTCCAGTGCGCCGGGAAGCCGGCCGTGGAGCTGGTGCGCGGTGCGCTCGGGTC
This genomic window contains:
- a CDS encoding (2Fe-2S)-binding protein; the protein is MVSGVNEIAALGPFFAFEVHEGDGPARAPWREMAELVDDPAVLAGRAADVRGHLAGGRPVESVELRVAASVMHLGLTARLASPALAVATRYGAVLPLDLREARWQPVPGGMFPLSLPRRTLVPVADPAELAAALGVELLDGPCRAMVEATLPLCPSPQILWGNVASAVHGAAVALANSRPQLAGRARLLAGLVLAQPQLRDTCTGVGDGGPFRRRSCCLIYRAAPGGAGALCGDCVLRRG
- a CDS encoding HAD family hydrolase produces the protein MERLALFDLDNTLADRSAAFARWATEFASRHGLDPGAVCWLTALDADGLRPKGEFFTAVRARFGLAASVEVLWAQYRRRHAELMRCEPAVLAALARLRAARWRVGVVTNGNHEMQLGALRHTGLPPLLDGWCISQAEGLRKPDPRIFALAAERCGFGAGRPPRAGWMVGDSITADVGGGRAAGLRTVWIRRDRPWPATEAPPDHTVDQVTEAVALLLRESGSPS